The genomic DNA TCCGATATCAATCATTGTTTTTACAGATGTGTTTCCATAGGCATTTTTTTTAGATATTAAACATTCGATTAACTAAGTGTAATGATATTGTTTTCTTCATCCTTTTGTATCTTGAATTTGTGTATTTTTTGTAACATTCTGAGAATATCGTCGATGCTGTCTCGTTGTCGGAATTTTCCGGTATATTTCTCTTGATTGATGGACGGGTTTCTTATGATTATCCGGACATCATAATAGAGTTGCAATTTGTTCAGTATATCAACAAGCAACTCGTCTTTAAAACTGTAAATTCCTTCTTTCCATAAAAAATAGTCATGATGAGAAATCGTGTCCACCTTTATGGTTCCGTTTTTTATGCTTATTTGCTCGTTGGGGCTCAATATGATACTTTCATTTTCTTTCCCTGTAAAATAGATTTGGAGCGAACCTTCTATCAGGCTGGTTCTCACATCGTTGTTTTTTCGGTAGCTGCAAATGTTGAATTGTGTGCCCAATACTTTCGTTTCTATGCCTTGCGATGAGACGATGAACGGTTTGTGTTTGTCTTGAGCTACAATAAAGAATGCTTCTCCGTCTATGGCGACTCTTCGTTCTTTTTTGTCAAAAATGGCAGGATAGGTGAGAGTTGTGTGGGAGTTCAGCCATACAGTAGTTCCATCCTGAAGTGTCAGTTTGATGCGCTGTCCGGCAGGTACGTGCAGTTTGTTTTCGATATTCTCCTGTAAAATTTCGGAATGCTGGTTCACGCCGGCCTGATAAGCGAATATAATGAGTAAAGTGATGATAGCTGCATATTTGAATAGGTAGAATGAAATCTGTCGTATGTGTTTCGCTCTCATTTTACACAAGAACTGGGTGTAGCTGTCTCGAGTAGTCTTTTTCCCGCAGGCGGCATCGGAAAATGATAATAGTGCGTATGTATTTTTGAATTTGATGAATTGTTTTTTCAATTCGTTATCAGATTCAACCTGTTTTAAGAAATCCAGTCTTTCGTCTGCATTCAGTTCTTCTTGAAAATATTTTTCGATTTGTCTTTCCATGCGAATGAAATGTTACATGCTGTAAACACTTACTCCGGAAAAATGTACCAAAAGAAAATCATTTTTTTACGTTGGATTTCGGATTCATCGTCTCGTCCCCAGACTGTCACTCGTAAACATCTCCGCGATTCTATGTGCAATGAAAAAGGAAAAGCCATAAAGGAAGATAGTCCTTTAGTTCGTTCCTAAGCTTTTTATAGGCGATGCTGATTTGATTTCTGACCGTGTTGGTTGAGAGGTTTAGTTCGGTGGCGATCTGTTCTTGCTTTTTCCCTTCCAGTTTGTTCATGATAAAGATTTCCTTGCATTTGGTCGGCAGGCTGTCTAAGGCCCGGTTAATTAAATCTTCAATATCTTGGTCGGAGAAAATATGTTGCTCGAAGGCTTCTAAAGAATCTAAATTCATACGAAGGGTCATGTTATATTCTTCTTGCATATTGTTGATGGTTTCCAGGGCAATCGTTTTATGTCGCAGGTGGTTGAGGCATTTGTTCTTGATGATGGTGAACAGATAAGCGATCCGGATTGTTTGACAAGTAAACATTTCTCGTTTTTCCCAAAGTTCCGCGAACATGTCTTGCACGATATTTTCCGCATCTTGTTCCGATATCACATATTCTTGTGCAAAGCGTTTCATTTTTGGAAAGTAGGAAAGGTAGATGTTTTCGAATAAACGATCTTCTTTTTGTTGGGCGGACATTATTGTCATATATTTATTGTGGCCTTTCAAACAGCCGGAAAAGGCATAATTGTTAAAAAAGAAGTGGGCTGCTGTTCTTTTTCCTGTTAGGTGTCGCCAAACCCCTGTACACGCACGAACAAGCAACCCACTTGATATAGCAGGTCACCTG from Parabacteroides merdae ATCC 43184 includes the following:
- a CDS encoding RNA polymerase sigma-70 factor, whose protein sequence is MSAQQKEDRLFENIYLSYFPKMKRFAQEYVISEQDAENIVQDMFAELWEKREMFTCQTIRIAYLFTIIKNKCLNHLRHKTIALETINNMQEEYNMTLRMNLDSLEAFEQHIFSDQDIEDLINRALDSLPTKCKEIFIMNKLEGKKQEQIATELNLSTNTVRNQISIAYKKLRNELKDYLPLWLFLFHCT
- a CDS encoding FecR family protein translates to MERQIEKYFQEELNADERLDFLKQVESDNELKKQFIKFKNTYALLSFSDAACGKKTTRDSYTQFLCKMRAKHIRQISFYLFKYAAIITLLIIFAYQAGVNQHSEILQENIENKLHVPAGQRIKLTLQDGTTVWLNSHTTLTYPAIFDKKERRVAIDGEAFFIVAQDKHKPFIVSSQGIETKVLGTQFNICSYRKNNDVRTSLIEGSLQIYFTGKENESIILSPNEQISIKNGTIKVDTISHHDYFLWKEGIYSFKDELLVDILNKLQLYYDVRIIIRNPSINQEKYTGKFRQRDSIDDILRMLQKIHKFKIQKDEENNIITLS